One segment of Prunus dulcis unplaced genomic scaffold, ALMONDv2, whole genome shotgun sequence DNA contains the following:
- the LOC117612615 gene encoding upstream activation factor subunit spp27-like has protein sequence MSSSNVFRVFRGCRALMAPARSSSSTAGAAVSASKAATAAEPKPKAKAKAKPKAAADSTKPKIPNRSLGIMKPTPISPALGSFLGASESSRAEAVKQIWAHIKLHNLQNPANKREIHCDDKLKAIFEGKEKVGFLEIGKLLSRHFVKTE, from the exons ATGTCGTCTTCCAATGTGTTTAGGGTTTTCAGAGGATGCAGGGCTCTCATGGCACCGGCCAGATCCTCCAGCTCCACTGCTGGAGCTGCTGTTTCTGCCTCAAAGGCCGCCACTGCTGCCGAACCAAAGCCAAAGGCCAAGGCCAAGGCCAAGCCCAAGGCAGCAGCTGACtcgaccaaacccaaaatccctAACAGGAGCCTCGGGATTATGAAGCCAACGCCGATCTCACCAGCTCTTGGTAGCTTCCTTGGCGCCTCTGAGTCCTCTCGCGCTGAGGCCGTCAAGCAGATCTGGGCCCACATCAAGCTCCACAACCTGCAG AATCCTGCTAATAAGAGGGAGATCCACTGTGATGACAAGCTCAAGGCAATTTTTGAAGGGAAGGAAAAAGTCGGCTTTTTGGAAATTGGGAAGCTTCTTTCGCGCCACTTTGTGAAGACTGAATGA